The Pirellulimonas nuda genome includes a region encoding these proteins:
- a CDS encoding alpha-L-fucosidase, with protein sequence MTMHRTAFGDSKPQLCTNRQVPSRSGGIALCPISPPRMRGACLLLTAFLLGAPAVATAEDAAGAGPAESMDKMWGEQSAEGGDVNSRSLGLFRDGNYAMFIHWGLYSNYAGRWNDKTYYGIGEWIMNRNMAGIPAAEYQASAKSFNPVDFDARAIAGLAKDAGMKYIVITSKHHDGFAMFDSEHPFNIVDATPFGRDPMKELAEACREAGLGFGFYYSHNQDWTSPGGSGGPGKNPDGSRASFDQYFKEKCYPQVKEICTNYGPLAIVWFDTPGKMPKEHVVALRDLVRETQPGALLCSRIGHGMGDYVSHGDMEVPPENIEGLWETVDTTNDSWSYAWYDSNWKGPSEILHRLVSTVARGGSYMLNVGPDGTGVVPAPCQTFLRQAGDWVRRHPEVVYSAGPSPWGRALPWGDVTTAGEDTLQLVVFDWPRDSKLHLPGLQSPIKSAVLLDGEKEVTLEVERNEGWTTLLLPCKAPDPLASVIKVRFDETPVVKPVRGVHPNFTSTLDAHFAEASGANKERLRWMEKFGEWKHQTQVGPWTENGKATWDIDVKEPGFYRVGLCYRGDGRLVWKISTDEGETVQNQQAATEKYAMNPMGVLEFKTPGRHTISVALVDGDRETASFARLELQPEG encoded by the coding sequence ATGACTATGCACCGAACCGCCTTCGGCGATAGCAAGCCGCAACTCTGCACCAACCGCCAGGTTCCGTCACGGAGTGGCGGCATCGCGTTGTGCCCTATTTCCCCCCCCCGTATGCGGGGTGCGTGCCTGCTGCTGACGGCGTTCTTGTTGGGGGCTCCAGCGGTTGCGACTGCAGAAGACGCCGCCGGTGCTGGGCCTGCGGAATCGATGGACAAGATGTGGGGAGAGCAATCGGCAGAGGGCGGCGACGTCAATTCCCGGTCGCTCGGGCTCTTCCGCGACGGCAACTACGCGATGTTCATCCATTGGGGCCTCTACTCGAACTACGCGGGGCGGTGGAACGATAAGACCTACTACGGGATCGGCGAGTGGATCATGAACCGCAACATGGCGGGGATCCCGGCCGCCGAGTATCAGGCGTCCGCCAAGTCGTTCAATCCGGTCGACTTCGACGCACGCGCGATCGCCGGATTGGCCAAAGACGCCGGGATGAAGTACATCGTCATCACGAGCAAGCACCACGACGGCTTCGCGATGTTCGATTCCGAGCACCCCTTCAACATCGTCGATGCGACGCCGTTCGGCCGCGACCCGATGAAGGAGCTTGCCGAAGCCTGCCGGGAGGCCGGCCTTGGTTTCGGGTTCTACTACTCGCACAATCAGGACTGGACTTCCCCGGGCGGCAGCGGCGGCCCCGGCAAGAATCCGGACGGCAGCAGGGCCTCGTTCGACCAGTATTTTAAGGAGAAGTGCTACCCGCAGGTCAAAGAGATTTGCACCAATTACGGCCCGCTCGCGATCGTGTGGTTCGACACGCCCGGCAAGATGCCCAAAGAGCATGTGGTTGCGCTCCGCGACCTTGTGCGGGAGACGCAGCCGGGCGCACTGTTGTGTAGCCGCATCGGTCACGGCATGGGCGACTATGTCAGCCACGGCGATATGGAGGTCCCCCCCGAGAACATCGAGGGGCTGTGGGAGACGGTCGATACGACCAACGACTCTTGGTCGTACGCTTGGTACGACTCCAACTGGAAGGGACCGAGTGAGATCCTCCACCGGCTAGTCAGTACTGTCGCCCGTGGAGGTTCCTACATGCTCAACGTCGGACCCGACGGGACGGGGGTCGTCCCGGCCCCGTGCCAGACCTTCTTGCGACAAGCCGGCGACTGGGTGCGTCGCCACCCGGAGGTCGTGTACAGCGCCGGGCCCTCTCCCTGGGGCCGCGCCCTCCCTTGGGGCGACGTCACCACCGCGGGAGAGGATACTCTACAACTGGTCGTGTTCGATTGGCCTCGCGATTCCAAGCTTCACCTGCCCGGGCTGCAGAGCCCGATCAAGTCGGCCGTTCTGCTAGACGGGGAGAAAGAGGTTACGCTTGAGGTAGAACGCAACGAGGGCTGGACCACGCTGCTGCTCCCCTGCAAGGCGCCAGACCCGCTGGCGTCCGTGATCAAGGTCCGCTTTGACGAGACGCCGGTGGTGAAGCCCGTCCGCGGCGTTCACCCCAACTTCACCTCGACCCTCGACGCCCACTTTGCCGAGGCCTCCGGCGCCAACAAGGAACGACTGCGTTGGATGGAGAAGTTTGGGGAGTGGAAGCACCAGACCCAGGTCGGACCCTGGACCGAAAACGGCAAAGCGACCTGGGACATCGACGTGAAGGAGCCGGGCTTCTACCGCGTCGGCCTCTGCTACCGGGGCGACGGTCGGCTGGTGTGGAAGATCTCGACCGACGAGGGGGAGACGGTGCAGAACCAGCAGGCGGCGACCGAAAAATACGCGATGAACCCCATGGGCGTGCTTGAGTTCAAGACCCCCGGCAGGCACACCATCTCGGTGGCGCTGGTCGATGGCGACCGCGAAACAGCGAGCTTCGCGCGGCTTGAACTCCAGCCCGAAGGCTAG
- a CDS encoding DUF1559 domain-containing protein: MTENNKEINVKFIAQRYRRSASRRSGFTLVELLVVIAIIGILVALLLPAVQAARESARRMQCTNNLKQMGLASLNYESARGRFPDGMTLDFEAGCPAEGCRGWTHIHQTLPYYEEGALEAQFNFDFDGGWLYFFRSLSAAQRDAMDNARLSALLCPSLSKWEETSGNGYRRDYYGSYGGRGHSQSTGSSRFGTVDPATTPIVTASGIVADDGVLYVNSGTKFSQITDGSSNTFLAGESFFGTRDSAPGYGTCEGGQPTWYQGGAGKSATNVSFTRALRGTKNAINTDIGCNDPSDGNEVPFGSQHSGGGCNMLYADGHVEFLADNIDFDLYQATSTRAGADGIGLN; encoded by the coding sequence GTGACTGAGAATAATAAGGAGATTAATGTGAAGTTCATCGCTCAACGCTATCGGCGATCTGCCTCGCGACGTTCAGGCTTCACGCTGGTTGAGCTGTTGGTCGTCATCGCGATCATCGGGATCTTAGTGGCGTTGTTGCTGCCGGCGGTTCAGGCGGCGCGGGAGTCGGCTCGCCGCATGCAGTGCACCAACAACCTGAAGCAGATGGGCCTCGCGTCGCTCAACTACGAGTCCGCTCGCGGACGCTTTCCCGATGGCATGACGCTTGATTTTGAGGCGGGCTGCCCGGCAGAGGGTTGCAGGGGGTGGACCCACATCCACCAGACCCTGCCCTACTACGAGGAAGGGGCGCTCGAGGCGCAGTTCAACTTCGACTTCGACGGTGGTTGGCTCTATTTTTTCCGGTCGCTCTCCGCGGCCCAGCGGGACGCGATGGACAACGCCCGTCTTTCAGCGCTGCTCTGCCCTAGCCTTTCCAAGTGGGAGGAAACCAGCGGCAACGGCTATCGTCGGGACTACTACGGGAGCTACGGCGGCCGGGGACACAGCCAAAGCACTGGGTCGTCGCGATTCGGAACCGTCGACCCCGCGACCACCCCGATCGTCACCGCGAGCGGCATTGTGGCGGACGACGGCGTGCTCTACGTCAACAGCGGGACGAAGTTCTCACAGATTACCGATGGCTCGTCCAACACGTTCCTGGCCGGCGAGAGCTTTTTCGGGACCCGAGACAGCGCGCCGGGGTACGGCACCTGCGAAGGGGGCCAGCCTACCTGGTACCAAGGGGGCGCCGGCAAGAGCGCTACAAACGTCAGCTTTACCCGCGCTCTGCGAGGAACCAAGAACGCCATCAACACCGACATCGGGTGTAATGATCCGTCTGACGGCAATGAGGTGCCTTTCGGCAGCCAGCATTCTGGAGGCGGATGCAACATGCTCTACGCCGACGGGCACGTGGAGTTCCTTGCGGACAACATTGACTTCGACCTCTATCAGGCGACCTCCACCCGCGCCGGCGCCGACGGGATTGGCCTGAATTGA
- a CDS encoding beta strand repeat-containing protein — MSRLLRFQSALLSVCLALLGQTSIVQGQASITWTGAGNGSTFSDDNNWFAVDALGSGVLGPEFQFPGDSLKFDSAGTTINNDLDPTTNPGYASPFVVPAGQPLQLGNGYLDNNGDPATNEAVETNSAAFHFLPGAGNFTITGFAVKVGGNVDNGVTVVNDHTPIFRAEAGAGMLQTFDIDMTLGGGLKRRKVVLKNSVYADPLVTTTVPIQYASVVFNGDINFVNDVMFIDEQSGRVELNGNNTGVGSTLVTGGTNSSRAVIRNNIANTILSLGSDTALGEAGTGVWDDGTLQLRGLTANAIVTIESPAERDLSGYFMNVANASGGGGGRFDSGSDISIGYLMRSGNGTRTVVNYGSGVLNIEGGIFATTGDAASSNGFGIFANGPGGTNGKIVVNGRLFNTFIDPIAAGLSGTSATGGILTPIAGADGVTMVNASINFRNGAVELNGDSSASWIGSQVVASNNVVVTLGHTSALGDSTSVLALNNTGTVDIGALTIEQRVISNGGTLRGNGTLTYASDWSIGGTVQPGSESPTASDTLTFDFSGAVANNTLQFAASSTVDFVLDAGLSSSTIDVVGSLAGGTNVVFNDNTFALADLTSGALALGDYTLFNGDANTTYTLGAGVTVAAPTGYSGSLSVSGNDLILSLAGAGGTPGDYNEDGVVDAADYTTWRDNLGSTTALPNDGGLGTPIGSSQYDLWRSNFGNPGVGALATGSAAVPEPSAVILLGLGGLLLVRRRMA; from the coding sequence ATGAGTCGTCTACTGAGATTCCAATCCGCTTTGCTGAGCGTATGTCTGGCGCTTCTTGGCCAGACATCCATCGTCCAGGGCCAAGCCAGCATCACCTGGACTGGGGCCGGCAACGGCTCCACGTTCTCGGACGACAATAACTGGTTCGCTGTTGACGCTTTGGGTTCTGGCGTGCTCGGTCCAGAATTCCAGTTCCCAGGCGATTCTCTCAAGTTTGATTCCGCCGGCACGACGATCAACAACGACCTCGATCCGACCACGAATCCCGGTTATGCCAGTCCGTTTGTCGTCCCCGCCGGGCAGCCCCTGCAATTGGGCAACGGATACCTAGACAACAATGGTGATCCGGCTACCAACGAAGCCGTGGAGACCAATAGCGCCGCGTTCCACTTCCTCCCGGGGGCCGGAAACTTCACGATTACGGGATTTGCGGTCAAAGTCGGCGGCAACGTCGACAACGGCGTGACCGTAGTCAATGATCACACCCCCATCTTTCGTGCCGAAGCGGGCGCCGGGATGTTGCAAACCTTTGACATCGATATGACTCTTGGTGGGGGCCTGAAGCGTCGCAAGGTCGTGCTTAAGAATAGCGTCTATGCCGATCCGCTTGTCACTACTACCGTCCCGATCCAGTACGCATCCGTGGTGTTCAACGGCGATATCAACTTTGTAAACGACGTCATGTTCATCGACGAACAGTCGGGTCGAGTGGAGCTGAACGGCAACAACACCGGCGTCGGTAGCACGCTTGTTACGGGCGGCACCAATTCTTCCCGAGCGGTTATTCGCAACAATATCGCCAACACCATTCTTTCGCTCGGTAGCGATACCGCGCTTGGGGAGGCGGGCACGGGCGTCTGGGACGATGGCACCCTGCAGTTGCGAGGACTTACGGCCAACGCGATTGTGACGATTGAATCCCCCGCTGAGCGAGATCTCTCGGGCTATTTCATGAACGTGGCGAACGCATCTGGCGGCGGCGGTGGTCGATTCGACAGCGGGAGTGACATCTCGATCGGGTACCTGATGCGATCGGGCAATGGAACGCGCACCGTGGTGAACTACGGATCGGGCGTGCTGAACATCGAGGGAGGCATCTTTGCGACCACCGGTGACGCGGCGTCGTCGAACGGCTTCGGCATTTTTGCGAACGGTCCCGGCGGCACCAATGGGAAGATCGTCGTCAACGGCCGGCTGTTCAACACGTTCATCGACCCAATAGCTGCCGGCTTGAGTGGCACCTCTGCCACGGGCGGCATTCTCACTCCGATCGCGGGCGCCGACGGCGTAACGATGGTCAACGCCAGCATCAACTTCCGGAACGGCGCCGTAGAGCTCAACGGAGACAGCAGCGCCAGTTGGATTGGAAGCCAGGTAGTCGCGTCAAACAACGTCGTCGTCACGCTAGGGCACACAAGCGCTCTGGGGGACAGCACCTCGGTCCTTGCCTTGAACAACACTGGCACGGTCGATATCGGTGCACTGACCATTGAGCAGAGAGTTATCTCCAACGGCGGTACACTGCGCGGCAATGGCACGCTGACCTACGCCTCGGATTGGAGCATCGGCGGAACGGTGCAGCCCGGTAGCGAATCGCCGACCGCATCGGACACGCTCACGTTCGACTTTTCTGGAGCGGTTGCGAATAACACGCTGCAGTTCGCGGCGAGTTCGACGGTCGATTTTGTGCTCGACGCCGGGTTGAGCAGTTCCACAATCGACGTGGTCGGTTCTTTGGCCGGAGGGACAAACGTAGTCTTCAACGACAACACGTTTGCGCTCGCGGATCTCACGTCAGGCGCCTTGGCCTTGGGCGACTACACATTATTCAATGGCGACGCGAACACGACCTACACCCTCGGGGCGGGCGTTACAGTCGCGGCGCCCACCGGCTATTCCGGATCGCTGAGTGTGTCTGGCAATGATCTCATCTTGAGCCTAGCCGGCGCTGGGGGGACTCCCGGCGACTACAATGAAGATGGTGTTGTAGACGCAGCGGACTACACCACTTGGAGAGACAACTTGGGGAGTACTACTGCACTTCCAAACGACGGCGGCCTGGGCACGCCGATCGGCTCAAGCCAATACGACTTGTGGAGATCCAACTTCGGCAATCCCGGCGTCGGCGCGCTTGCTACCGGTTCCGCCGCCGTCCCCGAACCCTCCGCCGTCATCCTGTTGGGTCTGGGAGGTTTGCTGCTAGTCCGCCGTCGTATGGCCTAG
- a CDS encoding autotransporter-associated beta strand repeat-containing protein produces the protein MSIGSRTTVLIVFVGLIACAGQAAAQYTANSLAELRGYGLSVNNSTVTLSATGGDPHPVTGVVTPGQYWINGDHIANPTNSMPIFMELSGAGNTYNLSGATINLDTRKLDGFGRNLGHDSGVDVIRISGSNNLVQGINLIGQDIALDTDPGSQRYADWATQYVELSGESNTVDGAHVVTRGSRTDAYGLGDAFGKGASGGITPFLSHRKASAFRVGEATNAVINDMHLEVNTFGHGFFVQTSTNTTLTNSTVTGELFPSQGVIDHPLYQQYGVTYHQNEIPNDLLISGAEGGVRMYTGSSGLTVDNVVVTNMRSGFATSLGGGTITLSNVQAYGTETAFGIKSNTTITNAKGDAVNGPLLVFDNASSSNTTIEVELVGDQPFNHDYALAYVSGNNVDVRIISDRPAEDFEGTTLFRSAQFWFENWREDQDLTTHDVPGYDHINSVIINDTKQFLVLGEQATGNSGSSQAPVITNGKNNYYDGISLVPTGKRTVLVHTAGLGNNGTAANGSLSLETNASVVQGGGTLELSPGIQVNNEKLTITGDGVDGKGALYSDGQAGSGTRFGSSSNSNESTIFLDGDASIGVGVAGNQVLVGRIQGAGDLTKRGPGKLSIEKSSTFLGDLIVAEGEVAARSGVAVAGLRVMSGARFTQIQSNAVNTSQGVLIDGVLDLTNTAGTGVFSGAVGALSGTGIVEASSTTALGPHPLTINPQSGSADFSGAIRTNINLAKTGAGTQVLTGLNTYTGATTVNAGVLLVNGAHTGGGAYTVNSGGTLGGDGAIAASVVVKSGGRLAPGASSGSLQIASLNLESGSTLEIELGGVQSDLLTGGNIALGGNLAVSLIDSNGQGFVPYASDLFTVVSATALSGAFANVASGGRIETLGGEGSFLAAYDASLDAVQLSGFVPSGLSGDYNEDGVVDAADYTRWRDALGQTGLVPWSGADGTGDGQITADDYAVWKNNFGAVASAPVAAASVPEPGACLMLIAVVASLFVGQRHAPALPSRYDKS, from the coding sequence GTGAGCATAGGCAGCCGAACCACAGTCCTCATCGTCTTCGTGGGCCTCATCGCTTGCGCTGGCCAAGCAGCGGCGCAGTACACCGCCAACAGCCTGGCGGAGCTGCGGGGCTACGGTTTGTCGGTGAACAATTCTACGGTCACGCTCAGCGCGACCGGCGGCGACCCCCACCCGGTGACGGGCGTTGTCACGCCGGGTCAGTACTGGATCAACGGCGACCATATCGCGAATCCGACCAATTCCATGCCGATCTTCATGGAGCTCAGCGGCGCCGGCAACACCTACAACCTGTCCGGCGCGACCATCAACCTCGACACCCGCAAGCTGGACGGCTTCGGACGCAATCTTGGGCACGACAGCGGGGTCGACGTCATCCGGATCTCCGGCTCCAACAACCTGGTACAGGGCATCAATCTGATCGGCCAAGACATTGCGCTCGACACCGACCCCGGTTCGCAGCGCTACGCCGATTGGGCGACGCAGTACGTCGAACTCTCCGGCGAAAGCAATACCGTTGACGGCGCCCACGTCGTGACGCGGGGCTCCCGGACCGATGCGTATGGCTTGGGAGACGCATTCGGCAAGGGCGCCTCGGGAGGCATCACCCCTTTTCTCTCACACCGCAAGGCCTCTGCGTTCCGCGTCGGCGAGGCCACCAATGCCGTCATCAACGACATGCACCTGGAGGTCAACACTTTTGGGCACGGCTTCTTCGTTCAGACTTCTACTAACACGACGCTGACCAACAGTACGGTTACCGGCGAACTGTTCCCGTCTCAAGGGGTCATCGACCACCCACTCTACCAGCAGTACGGAGTTACCTACCACCAGAACGAGATCCCCAACGACCTATTGATCTCCGGCGCCGAAGGGGGCGTGCGGATGTACACCGGCTCGTCCGGGCTGACCGTGGACAACGTGGTGGTCACGAACATGCGCTCGGGCTTCGCCACATCCTTGGGTGGCGGCACGATCACGCTTAGCAACGTCCAGGCTTACGGCACCGAGACGGCTTTCGGCATCAAGTCCAATACGACCATCACCAATGCAAAGGGTGACGCGGTCAACGGGCCACTCCTGGTTTTTGACAATGCTAGTTCCTCGAACACGACGATCGAGGTCGAGCTGGTCGGAGACCAGCCCTTCAACCACGACTACGCACTTGCCTACGTGAGCGGCAACAACGTGGACGTCCGTATCATTAGTGACCGACCCGCCGAGGACTTCGAGGGGACGACCTTGTTCCGCAGCGCGCAGTTCTGGTTTGAAAACTGGCGCGAAGACCAGGACCTCACGACGCACGACGTCCCGGGCTATGACCACATCAACTCGGTCATCATCAACGACACCAAACAGTTCTTGGTCCTAGGTGAGCAGGCTACGGGCAACTCCGGCAGTTCGCAGGCGCCGGTGATCACGAACGGTAAGAACAACTACTACGACGGGATCTCCTTGGTGCCGACCGGTAAGCGTACGGTGCTTGTGCACACGGCGGGGCTTGGCAACAACGGCACGGCGGCCAACGGCAGCTTGAGCTTGGAGACGAACGCCTCGGTCGTGCAGGGCGGCGGCACGCTGGAACTCAGCCCGGGGATCCAGGTCAACAACGAGAAGCTCACGATCACGGGGGACGGCGTCGACGGCAAGGGCGCGCTGTACTCCGACGGCCAGGCCGGGTCCGGCACACGATTCGGCAGTTCCAGCAACAGCAATGAGAGCACGATCTTCTTGGACGGCGACGCCTCGATCGGGGTCGGGGTGGCCGGGAACCAGGTGCTGGTGGGCCGCATCCAGGGGGCTGGCGATCTGACGAAGCGGGGCCCGGGCAAGCTGTCGATCGAGAAGTCGAGCACGTTCCTTGGCGACCTGATCGTCGCGGAGGGAGAAGTAGCCGCCCGCTCGGGCGTAGCGGTGGCCGGCCTGAGGGTGATGAGCGGCGCCCGCTTCACGCAGATCCAGTCCAACGCGGTTAACACCAGCCAAGGGGTGCTCATCGACGGCGTGCTGGACCTAACCAACACCGCCGGCACGGGGGTGTTTTCGGGCGCGGTAGGGGCTCTCTCCGGCACGGGCATCGTCGAGGCCAGCAGCACCACCGCCCTTGGGCCTCACCCGCTGACGATCAACCCGCAGTCAGGATCGGCCGATTTCTCGGGCGCCATCCGCACGAACATCAACCTCGCCAAGACGGGCGCCGGCACACAGGTATTGACTGGCTTGAACACCTACACGGGCGCGACGACGGTTAATGCGGGCGTGCTGCTGGTCAACGGCGCGCACACGGGCGGCGGCGCTTATACCGTCAACAGCGGGGGGACCCTCGGTGGCGACGGCGCCATCGCAGCGTCGGTTGTCGTGAAGTCCGGGGGCCGGCTGGCGCCCGGCGCCAGCTCGGGTTCGTTGCAGATCGCCTCGCTGAACCTAGAGTCGGGCTCTACCCTGGAGATCGAGCTAGGGGGCGTGCAATCCGACCTGCTGACGGGGGGCAACATCGCGCTCGGCGGCAACCTCGCCGTTTCGTTGATCGACTCCAACGGCCAAGGGTTCGTCCCCTACGCCAGCGACTTGTTCACGGTTGTCTCGGCGACGGCGTTATCGGGGGCGTTCGCCAACGTGGCCAGCGGCGGCCGGATCGAGACGCTTGGTGGCGAAGGATCGTTCCTCGCTGCGTACGACGCGTCGCTCGACGCGGTGCAGCTTTCGGGGTTCGTGCCCTCGGGGCTGTCGGGCGACTACAACGAAGACGGCGTGGTGGACGCGGCCGACTACACGCGTTGGCGGGACGCGCTCGGGCAGACGGGGCTGGTCCCCTGGAGCGGCGCGGACGGCACCGGGGACGGCCAGATCACGGCGGACGACTACGCCGTGTGGAAGAACAACTTCGGCGCGGTCGCCTCGGCCCCCGTCGCGGCCGCGAGCGTGCCAGAGCCGGGAGCCTGCCTGATGCTGATCGCCGTGGTGGCATCGCTCTTCGTTGGTCAACGACACGCGCCCGCTCTACCTTCGCGATACGACAAGTCGTAG